From Brevibacillus marinus, a single genomic window includes:
- the sufD gene encoding Fe-S cluster assembly protein SufD — protein sequence MSLDTQLRFRSESVAAFSQANQEPEWFREKRLAALQAAAVLPLPALEKTKIDNWNYDQFEPFQTEAKVDDIEKLDDVVKEQIDTTAAQNLLVQKNASPVFAYISDELKGQGVIFSDLASALREHGDLVQQYYLKAVGFDEHKLTALHTALVNGGVFLYVPKGVEIAEPLQAVFEVAGDGAFLCPHVLVVAEANSRVAYVDTFVSAAGKRMVANSIVEVFVGAGAKVQVASVRSLGSEVHDYTFRRAIVERDGRMEWVLGEMNDGNSVANNTTVLSGSGAIANTKTINVGTGSQRQNLTSQVQHIGTHSESEMLSKAVMRDEAVTILNGITKIEKGAEKANGSQAENILMLSEHARGDANPILLIDEDDVKAGHAASVGRINEESIYYLMSRGITRKEAERLIILGFLEPVVAEIPLAEVKARLRQALERKLNR from the coding sequence ATGAGTCTAGATACACAGCTTCGCTTTCGCAGCGAATCGGTCGCTGCCTTTTCGCAAGCGAATCAGGAGCCGGAATGGTTTCGCGAAAAACGTCTGGCTGCGCTGCAAGCCGCCGCGGTACTGCCCCTGCCGGCACTGGAGAAGACCAAAATCGACAACTGGAACTACGACCAGTTTGAGCCCTTCCAGACGGAAGCGAAAGTGGATGACATCGAGAAGCTGGATGATGTGGTAAAAGAACAGATCGACACAACCGCTGCACAAAATCTGCTCGTGCAGAAAAACGCTTCGCCGGTCTTTGCCTACATCTCCGACGAATTGAAGGGGCAAGGGGTCATCTTCAGCGACCTGGCAAGCGCGCTGCGCGAGCACGGCGATCTGGTGCAGCAGTACTACTTGAAGGCGGTCGGATTTGACGAACACAAGCTGACCGCGCTGCACACCGCGCTGGTAAACGGCGGCGTGTTTCTCTACGTACCCAAAGGGGTGGAGATTGCCGAACCGCTGCAGGCCGTGTTTGAGGTCGCCGGTGACGGAGCGTTTCTCTGCCCGCATGTGCTCGTGGTCGCCGAGGCCAACAGCAGGGTGGCCTACGTTGACACATTTGTCTCCGCCGCCGGCAAGCGGATGGTCGCCAACAGCATCGTGGAAGTGTTTGTCGGAGCAGGCGCCAAGGTGCAGGTGGCTTCGGTCCGTTCGCTGGGCAGCGAGGTGCACGACTACACGTTCCGCCGCGCCATCGTCGAACGGGACGGACGGATGGAATGGGTCCTCGGCGAGATGAACGACGGCAACAGCGTGGCCAACAACACCACGGTGCTCAGCGGAAGCGGGGCGATCGCCAACACCAAGACGATCAACGTCGGAACCGGCAGTCAGCGGCAAAATCTGACCTCGCAGGTGCAGCATATCGGCACGCACTCCGAGTCGGAGATGCTGAGCAAAGCGGTCATGCGCGATGAAGCGGTGACCATCCTGAACGGCATCACCAAGATTGAGAAAGGCGCCGAAAAGGCGAACGGCAGCCAAGCGGAAAATATCCTGATGCTCAGCGAACATGCCCGCGGCGATGCCAACCCGATTCTCTTGATCGACGAGGATGACGTAAAAGCCGGCCATGCCGCCTCCGTCGGGCGGATCAACGAGGAGAGCATCTACTACCTGATGTCGCGCGGCATTACGCGCAAAGAAGCGGAGCGGCTGATTATCCTCGGCTTCCTGGAACCGGTCGTGGCGGAAATTCCGCTGGCAGAAGTGAAAGCCCGCTTGCGTCAGGCGCTGGAAAGGAAGTTGAACCGATGA
- a CDS encoding cysteine desulfurase, whose amino-acid sequence MSVDAREIRRYFPILNQQVNGHPLVYLDSSATSQKPVQVIEALDTYYKEYNSNVHRGVHTLGSKATDAYEGAREKVRSFINAREANEIVFLRGTTAALNLVANSYVRPRLQPGDEIVTTVAEHHSNFIPWQQAAKATGATFTFIPMEEDGTITVEAVKRTVSPKTKVVAIRQISNVLGDVTPIKEIAAIAHQNGAVLIVDGAQSAPHMKVDVQELGCDFFCFSAHKMCGPTGLGVLYGRRELLEQMEPVEYGGEMIDFVELYDSTWKEVPWRFEGGTPIIAGAIGLAAAIDFLNEIGMEEIERHDRKLVRYALEQMKQIEGLSIYGPTQERTGLITFNLAGVHPHDVATVLDSYGIAVRAGHHCAQPLMRWLNVTATARASFYLYNTEEDVDALVAGLKKTKEYFGNVFS is encoded by the coding sequence ATGAGTGTCGATGCCAGAGAGATCCGCCGGTACTTTCCGATCCTCAACCAACAAGTGAACGGTCACCCGTTGGTCTACCTGGACAGCTCCGCCACCTCGCAGAAGCCGGTGCAGGTGATTGAGGCCCTTGATACCTATTACAAGGAATACAACTCCAACGTGCACCGCGGCGTCCATACACTGGGCAGCAAGGCCACCGATGCCTACGAAGGGGCGCGGGAAAAGGTCCGCTCCTTTATCAATGCCCGGGAGGCCAACGAAATCGTCTTTCTGCGGGGCACCACCGCTGCGCTGAACCTGGTGGCGAACAGTTATGTGCGTCCTCGCCTGCAGCCGGGCGACGAAATCGTCACCACGGTGGCGGAACACCACAGCAACTTTATCCCCTGGCAGCAGGCGGCGAAAGCGACAGGAGCAACATTTACGTTCATACCGATGGAGGAAGATGGTACAATAACGGTAGAGGCCGTGAAGCGGACGGTCTCGCCCAAAACAAAAGTTGTCGCCATTCGCCAGATCTCCAATGTGCTCGGTGATGTGACGCCGATTAAAGAGATCGCCGCGATTGCCCACCAAAACGGAGCGGTGCTCATCGTGGACGGTGCCCAATCGGCGCCGCATATGAAAGTGGACGTGCAGGAGTTGGGCTGTGACTTCTTCTGCTTTTCCGCCCACAAGATGTGCGGTCCGACCGGGCTCGGCGTGCTTTACGGCAGACGCGAATTGCTGGAGCAGATGGAGCCGGTCGAATACGGCGGTGAGATGATCGATTTTGTCGAGCTGTACGATTCGACCTGGAAAGAGGTCCCCTGGAGGTTTGAAGGGGGAACCCCGATTATTGCCGGGGCGATTGGTCTGGCTGCGGCCATCGACTTCCTCAACGAGATCGGGATGGAGGAAATTGAGCGACACGACCGAAAGCTGGTTCGTTACGCGCTGGAACAAATGAAGCAGATAGAGGGGCTGAGCATTTACGGTCCGACGCAGGAGCGAACCGGTTTAATCACTTTCAACCTGGCTGGGGTTCATCCGCACGACGTGGCTACCGTCCTGGACTCGTACGGCATTGCGGTGCGCGCCGGCCACCACTGCGCGCAGCCGTTGATGCGCTGGCTGAACGTTACGGCAACGGCGCGGGCCAGCTTCTACCTGTACAACACGGAAGAAGACGTCGATGCGCTTGTCGCCGGGTTGAAAAAGACGAAGGAGTATTTTGGCAATGTCTTCTCTTGA
- a CDS encoding ArsR/SmtB family transcription factor, translating into MNTDTCEIYCYDEDKVNRVKDALRPYSFQDMAQVFKVLADHTRLKVAYALCKEEELCVCDVAHIIGSTIATASHHLRLLRNMGFAKYRKEGKLVFYSLKDDHLKQLVALAIEHQREVVVRE; encoded by the coding sequence ATGAATACAGATACATGCGAAATCTATTGTTATGATGAGGACAAGGTCAATCGGGTGAAGGATGCGCTGCGCCCCTACAGCTTTCAGGATATGGCGCAAGTTTTCAAGGTGCTGGCCGACCACACCCGACTGAAGGTGGCCTATGCGCTGTGCAAGGAGGAGGAGCTGTGCGTCTGTGACGTCGCCCATATTATCGGCTCGACGATTGCGACGGCGTCCCACCATTTGCGCCTGCTGCGGAACATGGGATTTGCCAAGTATCGGAAAGAAGGCAAGCTTGTTTTCTATTCATTAAAGGATGATCATCTGAAACAACTGGTCGCGCTCGCCATCGAACATCAGCGGGAGGTCGTTGTCCGTGAGTAA
- a CDS encoding DUF1802 family protein, whose product MMTITQPASTLSLKEWAVAVKALGEGKQIITVRKGGLYEETREFVLERDTFYLYPTYEHQKPEMIKPEYHADLQATQAEWSPDQQTVTIRYFAHITDDVELLDEGKLRALNPYHIWTDNFADVRLHWKKTKPLHILFARVYRLHQPFTLPIAEAYKGCKSWHHLLEEVPPSDFSPVLTDEAYQAKRAEILNILQ is encoded by the coding sequence ATGATGACAATTACCCAGCCTGCGTCCACCCTGTCGCTGAAAGAATGGGCCGTCGCAGTGAAAGCGTTGGGCGAGGGAAAACAGATTATTACCGTGCGCAAAGGGGGACTGTATGAGGAGACCAGAGAGTTTGTGCTCGAGCGCGATACCTTTTACCTCTATCCCACCTATGAACATCAGAAGCCGGAGATGATCAAGCCGGAGTACCACGCCGATTTGCAAGCGACGCAAGCGGAATGGAGCCCGGACCAACAGACCGTGACGATCCGCTACTTTGCCCACATCACCGATGATGTGGAACTGCTGGACGAGGGCAAACTAAGGGCGCTCAACCCCTACCACATCTGGACGGACAATTTTGCGGACGTTCGCCTGCACTGGAAAAAGACAAAACCGCTGCACATCCTGTTCGCCCGCGTCTATCGGCTGCATCAACCGTTTACGCTGCCGATTGCCGAAGCGTACAAGGGCTGCAAATCGTGGCACCATTTGCTGGAAGAGGTTCCGCCAAGCGATTTTTCGCCCGTCCTGACGGATGAGGCCTACCAGGCGAAACGGGCGGAAATCCTCAACATTTTGCAGTAG
- the sufB gene encoding Fe-S cluster assembly protein SufB, with protein sequence MAKKAPELQEYQYGFHDPDVSVFRTKKGLTREIVEEISRIKGEPEWMLEFRLKAFEIFQRMPLPTWGGKLDDLNFDEITYYVKPSEKQGRSWDEVPEEIKATFDKLGIPEAEQKFLAGVSAQYESEVVYHNMKEDLEKLGVIFCDMDTAVREYPDLVKEYFSTVIPPADNKFAALNSAVWSGGSFIYVPKGVKVETPLQAYFRINSENMGQFERTLIIADEDSFVHYVEGCTAPIYSTDSLHSAVVEIIVKDRARCRYTTIQNWSNNVYNLVTKRAVAYADATMEWIDGNIGSKLTMKYPAVIMKGPRAKGTVLSIAVAGKGQHQDAGAKMIHLAPDCTSTIVSKSLSREGGKVTYRGLSSFGRKSQGSKSNIKCDTLILDKLSTSDTIPYNEILNDNVTLEHEATVSKVSEDQLFYLMSRGLSEAEATQMIVMGFIEPFTKELPMEYAVEMNRLIKFEMEGSIG encoded by the coding sequence ATGGCAAAAAAAGCACCTGAACTGCAGGAATACCAGTACGGCTTTCACGACCCGGACGTATCCGTATTCCGGACCAAGAAGGGCTTGACCCGCGAAATCGTCGAAGAGATTTCGCGGATCAAAGGGGAACCGGAGTGGATGCTGGAGTTCCGGCTGAAAGCCTTTGAAATCTTCCAGAGAATGCCGCTGCCCACATGGGGCGGCAAGCTGGACGACCTGAACTTTGATGAGATCACCTACTACGTCAAGCCGTCCGAGAAACAGGGACGCAGCTGGGATGAGGTGCCGGAAGAAATCAAGGCGACGTTTGACAAACTGGGCATTCCGGAGGCGGAGCAGAAGTTCCTCGCCGGTGTGTCTGCGCAGTACGAGTCGGAAGTCGTCTACCACAACATGAAGGAAGACCTGGAGAAGCTGGGCGTTATCTTCTGCGACATGGATACCGCTGTACGGGAATACCCTGACTTGGTGAAGGAGTACTTCTCCACCGTCATCCCGCCAGCTGACAACAAGTTCGCCGCGCTCAACTCCGCGGTCTGGTCGGGCGGCTCCTTTATCTACGTGCCCAAAGGGGTAAAAGTGGAAACGCCGCTGCAGGCCTACTTCCGCATCAACTCGGAAAACATGGGGCAGTTTGAGCGGACGCTGATCATCGCGGACGAGGACAGCTTCGTGCACTACGTGGAGGGCTGCACCGCGCCGATTTACAGCACCGATTCGCTGCACTCGGCCGTGGTGGAGATTATCGTCAAGGATCGCGCCCGCTGCCGCTACACGACGATCCAAAACTGGTCCAACAACGTTTACAACCTGGTCACCAAGCGGGCCGTCGCGTATGCGGACGCCACCATGGAGTGGATCGACGGGAACATCGGGTCGAAACTGACGATGAAGTACCCGGCGGTGATCATGAAGGGACCGCGGGCCAAAGGTACGGTGCTCTCCATCGCTGTAGCGGGCAAAGGACAGCATCAGGACGCCGGTGCGAAGATGATTCACCTCGCTCCGGACTGCACCTCGACGATTGTCTCCAAGTCGCTGTCGCGTGAGGGCGGAAAAGTGACCTATCGCGGGCTCTCTTCGTTCGGCCGCAAGTCGCAAGGCTCCAAGTCGAACATCAAGTGTGACACGTTGATTCTCGACAAACTGTCCACCTCCGATACGATTCCGTACAACGAGATTCTCAACGACAACGTCACGCTGGAACACGAAGCAACGGTTTCCAAAGTGTCGGAAGATCAGCTCTTCTACCTGATGAGCCGCGGTTTGAGCGAAGCGGAAGCGACGCAGATGATCGTGATGGGCTTCATCGAACCGTTCACCAAAGAGCTGCCGATGGAGTATGCCGTCGAGATGAACCGCTTGATCAAGTTCGAAATGGAGGGCAGCATCGGCTGA
- the sufU gene encoding Fe-S cluster assembly sulfur transfer protein SufU: MSSLDDLYRRVIMDHYQRPRNRGKLEDPQGLVVNLNNPTCGDSISLSLKVEDGKVTDAKFLGEGCSISMSSASMMTEAVKGKSIAEAARLAHVFSEMMQGKACDDETVDLGDLEALQGVAKFPARIKCAMLAWRALEQGIHQAGK, translated from the coding sequence ATGTCTTCTCTTGACGATCTGTACCGCCGCGTCATCATGGATCACTACCAACGGCCGCGCAACCGGGGAAAGCTGGAAGATCCGCAAGGGTTGGTCGTCAATCTGAACAATCCCACTTGTGGTGACAGCATTTCCCTGTCGCTGAAAGTGGAGGACGGGAAAGTGACCGATGCCAAGTTTCTTGGCGAAGGCTGTTCGATCAGCATGTCCTCCGCTTCGATGATGACAGAAGCGGTCAAAGGCAAATCGATCGCCGAAGCGGCGCGACTGGCCCACGTTTTTTCGGAAATGATGCAGGGAAAAGCATGCGACGACGAGACCGTCGATTTGGGCGATCTGGAAGCACTGCAAGGGGTAGCCAAATTTCCGGCGCGGATCAAATGTGCCATGTTGGCCTGGAGAGCGCTGGAGCAGGGGATTCACCAAGCGGGCAAATGA
- the sufC gene encoding Fe-S cluster assembly ATPase SufC, which produces MSGVPHLQIKNLHAKVEDKEILKGLSLELKGGEVHAIMGPNGTGKSTLASTLMGHPKYEVTAGEVYFNGENLLEMEVDERARAGLFLAMQYPSEITGVTNADFIRSAINARRGEGNEISLMKFIRELDKQMALLEMDEAFAHRYLNEGFSGGEKKRNEILQMLMLQPSLCILDEIDSGLDIDALKVVAKGVNAMRSAERAFLIITHYQRLLNYIKPDFVHVMMQGRIVKSGGPELAERLEAEGYDWIKEELGIEDETVNAGV; this is translated from the coding sequence ATGTCTGGCGTACCGCACTTGCAGATAAAAAATCTTCACGCGAAGGTGGAAGACAAGGAGATCCTGAAAGGTCTTTCCCTGGAGCTCAAAGGCGGTGAAGTTCACGCCATCATGGGCCCGAACGGAACGGGCAAATCGACGCTCGCTTCCACGTTGATGGGTCATCCGAAATACGAAGTAACGGCCGGAGAAGTCTACTTTAACGGAGAAAACCTGCTGGAGATGGAGGTGGATGAGCGGGCGCGGGCCGGATTGTTCCTGGCGATGCAGTATCCGTCCGAGATTACCGGTGTGACCAATGCCGATTTTATTCGCTCCGCGATCAACGCCCGCCGCGGCGAAGGGAACGAAATCTCGTTGATGAAGTTTATCCGCGAACTGGATAAGCAGATGGCGCTGCTGGAGATGGATGAGGCGTTTGCCCACCGCTACCTCAACGAAGGCTTCTCCGGTGGCGAAAAGAAACGCAATGAAATTCTGCAAATGCTGATGCTGCAGCCGAGCCTCTGTATTCTTGACGAGATCGACTCCGGTCTCGACATTGACGCGCTGAAAGTGGTGGCCAAAGGGGTCAACGCGATGCGTTCGGCTGAGCGTGCGTTTTTGATCATCACCCACTATCAGCGGCTGCTCAACTATATCAAGCCCGACTTCGTGCACGTGATGATGCAGGGACGGATCGTGAAATCGGGCGGCCCTGAATTGGCCGAGCGTCTGGAGGCGGAAGGGTACGACTGGATCAAGGAAGAACTGGGCATCGAAGACGAAACGGTTAACGCCGGCGTGTAG